The following proteins are co-located in the Clostridiales bacterium genome:
- a CDS encoding TetR/AcrR family transcriptional regulator → MKEKSFDRKQELLDAALTEFIEYSYGEASLNNIIKNAGISKGTFYYHFADKQALYLSLIQGTVDAKMEFLERRLKDYVHDDDMNIFETLKLQARFGIEFAIEKPKYYLLGMMFLKEKGNKIYDAVMDMLDNTTESYYDSLIEKAMSRGDLREGLSPAYIKRMLTYLLYHYDEIFDIKREELDFDQMIANFNQLIDFIWHGLGADQSQF, encoded by the coding sequence ATGAAAGAGAAATCCTTTGATCGGAAACAAGAGCTGCTTGATGCAGCACTTACAGAATTCATAGAGTACAGCTACGGTGAGGCATCCCTGAACAATATCATCAAAAATGCAGGAATCAGCAAGGGAACCTTTTATTATCATTTTGCGGATAAACAGGCTCTTTACTTATCTTTGATCCAGGGAACTGTGGATGCAAAAATGGAGTTCCTGGAGAGAAGGCTGAAGGACTACGTTCATGATGACGATATGAATATCTTCGAGACCTTAAAGCTTCAAGCCAGATTCGGCATCGAATTTGCCATTGAGAAGCCCAAATATTACTTGCTGGGTATGATGTTTCTCAAAGAAAAGGGAAATAAAATATACGATGCGGTAATGGACATGCTTGACAATACTACGGAGAGCTATTATGACAGCCTAATAGAAAAGGCAATGAGTCGCGGTGATTTGCGGGAAGGCTTGTCGCCAGCCTATATTAAGAGGATGCTTACCTACTTGCTATACCATTATGATGAAATTTTTGATATTAAAAGAGAAGAGCTTGATTTCGATCAGATGATTGCAAATTTCAACCAGCTGATTGATTTTATATGGCATGGGCTAGGGGCCGATCAAAGCCAGTTTTAA
- a CDS encoding efflux RND transporter periplasmic adaptor subunit, whose product MMHFTKKKTVFLLVAVLAVGTISAAAWLGGGKEAETAAVDKGEVKKILKENGTVESKSAVTIMAKNAGEIKGLMVDEGDRIEKGAVLMLSDGTSAALDIKSQQAELSGLQAQYSQAKELADKNRLLYEQGALSYEAYNTSNTEAKQLAAQISALRYSIESYAQSTGSEGVTAPVAGVVTAVYVKEGASVAVGAPLFEISNLDDIYVKTDVIAEDADLIQEGDSVKIYNTDSGFSDELASVRKIHIKAEDKLSDLGVSQKRVTVEIAFGSDKRARLGSSLDVEITVEQKENALRVPELAVFVKEKENYVYLLENGKAVLKQVETGLEGEDYYEVLSGLAEGDQVILSPGDDISGGIRIKTKD is encoded by the coding sequence ATGATGCATTTCACAAAGAAGAAAACAGTTTTCCTTCTCGTCGCCGTGCTGGCGGTAGGTACAATTTCCGCTGCAGCATGGTTGGGCGGCGGAAAAGAGGCAGAGACTGCTGCCGTGGACAAAGGAGAGGTAAAGAAAATTTTAAAAGAGAATGGAACTGTGGAATCCAAAAGCGCGGTAACCATCATGGCGAAAAACGCGGGTGAAATCAAAGGTCTGATGGTAGACGAGGGCGATCGGATAGAAAAAGGAGCTGTGCTCATGCTCAGCGACGGAACCAGCGCTGCTCTGGATATCAAAAGCCAGCAGGCAGAGCTGTCTGGCTTGCAGGCACAATACAGCCAGGCAAAAGAGCTTGCCGATAAGAACCGCTTACTTTACGAACAAGGCGCTTTGAGCTACGAGGCATACAATACATCAAATACAGAAGCAAAACAGCTGGCAGCCCAAATTTCTGCTCTGCGTTATTCCATTGAAAGCTATGCCCAGTCCACTGGTTCGGAGGGGGTGACCGCACCTGTGGCAGGTGTAGTCACGGCGGTTTACGTGAAAGAAGGAGCGTCCGTGGCAGTGGGAGCGCCATTGTTTGAGATTTCAAATCTGGATGATATCTATGTAAAGACCGATGTCATAGCAGAGGATGCAGATTTGATTCAGGAAGGGGATTCTGTTAAAATATACAATACAGACTCCGGTTTCAGCGACGAGCTGGCCAGCGTACGAAAAATTCACATCAAGGCCGAAGATAAGCTCTCGGATCTGGGAGTCAGTCAGAAACGGGTTACGGTGGAAATTGCATTTGGCTCTGATAAAAGAGCACGGCTGGGCAGCAGCTTGGATGTAGAGATAACGGTGGAACAAAAGGAAAATGCACTGAGAGTGCCGGAGCTTGCTGTCTTTGTGAAGGAAAAGGAAAATTACGTCTATCTTCTTGAGAATGGGAAAGCGGTCCTAAAGCAAGTCGAAACCGGACTTGAGGGTGAAGACTACTATGAGGTTTTGTCTGGCTTGGCAGAGGGAGATCAGGTCATCCTATCTCCTGGGGATGACATTTCTGGAGGGATCAGGATCAAGACAAAAGATTGA
- a CDS encoding polyphosphate polymerase domain-containing protein, which translates to MTKESPVKFRHELKHYININDYYQIRQRLLAVTDLDCHAGEKGYYNIRSLYFDTPDDKALREKLNGINPREKFRLRYYNDAFDCVKLEKKSKVNNLGNKLSAPLTREECEKMIEGQTEWMRSSKHPLVLELYAKMQYQLLRPKTVVDYIREPYLYEPGNVRVTIDSDIRTGLHSKDFFNRELPTIRSGVGDMIVLEVKYDEFLPDIIRNAIQLNNRRAAACSKYALSRLFG; encoded by the coding sequence ATTACGAAAGAATCGCCCGTCAAGTTCAGGCATGAATTAAAGCACTATATCAATATTAATGATTATTATCAAATCCGCCAAAGACTTCTGGCCGTTACCGATCTTGACTGCCACGCAGGGGAAAAGGGGTACTATAACATACGAAGCCTGTACTTTGATACTCCTGATGACAAAGCGCTGCGGGAAAAATTAAATGGAATCAATCCTCGGGAGAAATTTCGACTGCGCTACTACAATGATGCGTTTGACTGCGTGAAGCTGGAGAAAAAGTCTAAAGTGAACAATCTTGGGAACAAGCTATCCGCACCCCTTACAAGAGAGGAGTGCGAAAAAATGATTGAAGGTCAGACGGAATGGATGCGTAGTTCAAAGCACCCGCTGGTTCTTGAGCTTTATGCGAAGATGCAGTATCAGCTGCTTAGGCCCAAAACCGTTGTGGATTACATCCGGGAGCCTTACCTTTATGAACCGGGAAATGTGAGAGTGACCATTGACAGTGACATCAGAACTGGGCTCCATTCCAAGGATTTCTTTAACCGTGAGCTGCCAACCATCCGAAGCGGTGTGGGAGACATGATCGTCCTGGAGGTAAAATATGACGAATTCCTACCGGATATCATTCGCAATGCGATTCAGCTGAACAATAGAAGAGCAGCAGCTTGTTCCAAGTATGCGCTGAGCCGGTTGTTTGGATGA
- a CDS encoding ABC transporter ATP-binding protein produces MNVIRAEHISKSYLMGEIEVKALQEASFTIKEGEFVVILGPSGSGKSTLLNIIGGMDQPTTGKVFLYDEEITGYSERQLTQYRRDKVGFVFQFYNIMANLTAEENIELATEISRKPLPVEQVLEAVGLDERKDHFPAQMSGGEQQRVSIARAVAKNPDILLCDEPTGALDYNTGITILALLRKVNREMGKTVIVITHNSDIAYMADRVIKMRSGRIIDDRVNENPMAVEEIKW; encoded by the coding sequence ATGAACGTGATTAGAGCCGAACATATTTCTAAGAGTTATCTGATGGGTGAAATTGAAGTTAAAGCGTTGCAGGAGGCCTCCTTTACAATTAAAGAAGGAGAATTCGTTGTTATTTTGGGACCCAGCGGTTCCGGGAAAAGTACGCTGCTGAACATCATAGGCGGCATGGATCAGCCTACCACGGGTAAGGTGTTTCTTTATGATGAGGAAATCACAGGTTACTCCGAGCGGCAGCTCACGCAATATAGGCGAGATAAGGTAGGCTTTGTATTTCAGTTTTATAATATCATGGCAAACCTCACTGCAGAGGAAAATATTGAGTTGGCCACGGAAATTTCCCGGAAGCCCTTACCGGTAGAACAAGTACTCGAGGCCGTTGGTTTAGACGAAAGAAAGGATCATTTCCCTGCCCAGATGAGCGGAGGGGAGCAGCAGCGGGTTTCCATTGCCAGAGCAGTGGCAAAAAATCCCGATATCCTGCTCTGTGACGAACCGACCGGAGCACTGGATTATAATACAGGGATTACCATATTAGCCTTGCTTCGGAAGGTGAATCGTGAGATGGGTAAGACCGTGATAGTGATTACTCATAATTCCGATATTGCATATATGGCTGACAGGGTTATCAAAATGCGAAGCGGCAGAATCATAGATGACAGAGTCAATGAAAACCCTATGGCTGTTGAGGAAATCAAATGGTAA
- a CDS encoding GIY-YIG nuclease family protein: protein MSKNAEEAKKGDFVYIVECADGTLYTGWTTDLDARMASHNCGGGAKYTRGRGPVRLLYSECCEDKSTALRREHQIKNLVRADKFRLINGEREVLDARDAKRRNHKRRGAKKESPSI from the coding sequence ATGAGCAAAAACGCTGAAGAAGCGAAAAAAGGAGACTTTGTGTATATCGTGGAGTGCGCTGACGGAACCCTTTATACGGGGTGGACGACAGATCTGGATGCTAGAATGGCTTCTCACAACTGCGGTGGAGGTGCGAAATATACAAGGGGGCGAGGCCCTGTAAGGCTTCTTTACAGCGAATGCTGCGAAGACAAAAGTACGGCTTTAAGAAGAGAGCACCAGATTAAAAACCTGGTGAGAGCAGATAAATTCAGGCTGATCAACGGGGAAAGAGAGGTTCTTGATGCAAGAGATGCAAAACGGAGAAACCATAAACGAAGAGGTGCAAAGAAAGAGAGCCCATCGATATGA
- a CDS encoding SDR family oxidoreductase has protein sequence MKLQNKVAVVTGAGSGIGKAISVLYAREGAKVIVSDIDLIHAEEVVEEISFSGGTAVAIKADVTREEDVQNLIDTAVHKYGTLDILVNNAGVMDNFVPAGAVTDDLWEKVFQINVTGAMRTIRKVLPIFTEKGAGVIVNIASSGGLLGSRAGAAYTASKHAVVGLTKNVGFQYAQSGIRCNAVAPGSVNTNIGNTLFTPHSFGMERAMAGMSLSPRSGDPDEIAKVALFLASDDSSFVNGTVITADAGWTAY, from the coding sequence ATGAAGCTTCAAAATAAAGTTGCGGTTGTTACGGGAGCCGGTTCCGGCATAGGTAAGGCAATTTCTGTCCTGTATGCCCGGGAGGGTGCGAAGGTTATCGTTTCCGATATTGATCTGATTCACGCTGAAGAAGTGGTTGAGGAAATATCCTTTTCCGGCGGTACAGCAGTTGCAATTAAAGCAGATGTTACCAGAGAAGAAGACGTGCAGAATCTTATTGATACTGCCGTTCATAAATATGGCACGCTGGATATTCTGGTCAACAACGCAGGTGTCATGGATAATTTCGTCCCCGCGGGAGCCGTAACAGATGATCTGTGGGAAAAGGTATTCCAAATCAATGTAACCGGTGCGATGAGAACCATCCGGAAGGTTCTGCCGATCTTTACGGAAAAAGGAGCTGGTGTGATTGTCAATATCGCTTCTTCCGGCGGTTTGCTGGGTTCAAGAGCCGGTGCGGCTTATACCGCTTCCAAGCATGCCGTTGTCGGCCTTACAAAAAATGTCGGTTTCCAGTATGCACAGTCGGGAATCCGCTGTAATGCCGTTGCTCCCGGTTCAGTAAACACCAATATCGGAAACACTCTGTTCACACCCCACAGTTTTGGGATGGAACGGGCAATGGCGGGCATGAGCTTAAGTCCCCGCTCCGGCGACCCAGATGAAATTGCCAAGGTCGCATTGTTTCTCGCCTCTGACGATTCCAGCTTTGTAAACGGCACCGTGATTACAGCCGACGCAGGTTGGACTGCATACTAA
- a CDS encoding spore coat protein CotH has translation MRCWSAITESTSHREGGVLMIENRYINRIIIGLVAAALVFTGIFVWNPDLIKIQAQTAAPEYARLLFPEDEVITIDISADPDEWSEMLENALNEEYISCDITINGETYYSVGIRPKGNSSLQTIARDDTTDRYSFKIKMDEYVDGQTYHGLSKFVVNNMQADATYMKEYLSYDMMNYLGVSTPLYAFADLSLNGEAWGFYLAIEAVEDEFAQRNFGSDFGILYKPESVEMGGGQGQRPNGEQNQDGGQGQRPNGEQNQDGGQGQRPNGEQNQDGTQGQMGQDENQNEKQPSQNMMNNRQGEAGSAQEGEATATDEDADGGFRGGRPEGGFGGGQGGVFGGGPGGGFGGGSGGSSGGTDLVYTDDEIDSYSKIFDNAVSKVSDTDKQRVIKALKALSVGEDLEQYIDVDEVARYFAANTALVNLDSYVSSLKHNYYLYEKDGKLSILPWDFNLSFGAFQGGTADAVVNFPIDTPVSGISLEERPLLNILFENEEYTELYHSYLQNLVEGYFGSGHFEETINRLDALISDHVKNDVSAFYTYDQYQAAVDTLREFGKLRAESIKGQLEGTIPATSEGQSTDSSQLIDATGITMSTMGSQGGGGGGPGENQGGLSQGGPDENQSTPAEN, from the coding sequence ATGCGGTGTTGGTCAGCTATAACGGAGAGTACCTCTCATAGGGAAGGAGGTGTTCTCATGATAGAAAATAGATACATCAATAGAATTATTATTGGCCTGGTGGCCGCAGCCTTAGTCTTTACCGGTATATTTGTCTGGAATCCCGATTTGATTAAAATCCAGGCCCAGACAGCAGCACCCGAATATGCACGGCTGCTGTTCCCGGAAGATGAGGTGATCACCATCGATATTTCTGCGGATCCGGATGAATGGAGTGAGATGCTGGAAAACGCACTAAATGAAGAGTATATCTCCTGTGACATTACCATCAACGGCGAGACCTATTATTCCGTAGGCATAAGACCCAAAGGAAATTCCAGCCTGCAAACCATCGCAAGAGATGATACAACCGATCGCTACAGCTTTAAAATCAAGATGGATGAATATGTAGACGGTCAGACCTACCATGGGCTGAGCAAATTTGTAGTCAATAACATGCAGGCGGATGCTACCTACATGAAGGAGTATTTGTCATACGATATGATGAACTATCTGGGTGTCAGCACACCCCTCTACGCCTTTGCGGATCTTTCACTCAACGGGGAGGCTTGGGGATTCTATCTTGCTATCGAAGCGGTAGAAGATGAATTTGCCCAAAGAAACTTTGGATCAGACTTTGGTATTCTTTATAAACCGGAGAGCGTAGAAATGGGCGGCGGACAAGGTCAGCGCCCAAATGGGGAGCAGAACCAAGATGGAGGACAAGGTCAGCGCCCAAATGGGGAGCAGAACCAAGATGGAGGACAAGGCCAGCGCCCAAATGGCGAGCAGAACCAAGATGGAACGCAAGGCCAGATGGGGCAAGATGAGAATCAGAATGAAAAACAGCCGTCGCAGAATATGATGAACAATAGGCAGGGAGAAGCAGGAAGCGCGCAAGAAGGTGAGGCGACGGCGACTGATGAAGATGCGGATGGCGGCTTCAGAGGCGGTAGACCAGAAGGTGGCTTTGGCGGCGGACAAGGAGGCGTGTTCGGCGGCGGTCCGGGGGGCGGTTTCGGAGGCGGATCAGGCGGTTCAAGCGGAGGAACAGATCTCGTTTATACCGATGATGAGATTGATAGTTACTCCAAAATCTTTGACAATGCCGTATCCAAGGTTAGCGATACGGATAAACAAAGAGTTATCAAAGCGTTGAAGGCACTTTCAGTGGGAGAGGATCTGGAACAATACATCGATGTGGATGAAGTAGCCCGATATTTTGCAGCAAACACGGCACTGGTGAATCTGGATAGCTATGTCAGCAGCCTGAAGCATAATTATTATCTGTATGAAAAAGACGGTAAGCTTTCGATCCTTCCATGGGATTTCAACCTTTCATTTGGAGCCTTCCAGGGAGGCACGGCGGACGCGGTCGTAAACTTCCCGATTGATACACCAGTTTCGGGCATTTCGCTGGAAGAACGCCCTCTTTTGAATATCCTCTTTGAAAACGAGGAATACACAGAGCTGTATCACAGTTATCTTCAAAATTTAGTTGAGGGATATTTCGGAAGTGGTCATTTTGAGGAAACGATCAACCGCCTAGATGCATTGATCAGTGATCACGTGAAAAACGACGTCTCCGCATTCTATACCTACGACCAGTATCAGGCAGCAGTTGATACGTTAAGAGAGTTTGGGAAATTGAGAGCGGAGAGCATAAAGGGACAGCTGGAAGGAACAATCCCAGCTACTTCTGAAGGCCAATCAACCGATTCCAGTCAGCTCATCGACGCCACAGGAATCACCATGTCAACCATGGGATCTCAAGGAGGAGGTGGAGGAGGCCCCGGCGAAAATCAGGGAGGTCTGTCCCAAGGAGGCCCCGACGAAAATCAGTCCACACCAGCCGAAAACTGA
- a CDS encoding DUF4956 domain-containing protein — MRRKIMTFNDIFKSSFVEKVTAFSAADTAIALGLAFVLGLFIFFVYKKTFSGVMYSSGFGVSLIGMSLITTLIILAISSNVVLSLGMVGALSIVRFRAAVKDPMDIVYLFWSIAVGIVLGAGMIPLAFFGSLFIGIILMIFANRKPSDNAYILVAHCADDAAEKAVTDTVKSSVRKHLVKSKSVSARGIELTLEIRLKEMSTEFINKISAVEGVSNAVLVSYNGEYLS, encoded by the coding sequence ATGAGGAGAAAAATTATGACTTTTAATGATATTTTTAAATCAAGCTTTGTGGAGAAGGTAACAGCCTTTTCAGCGGCAGATACGGCAATTGCTCTTGGGCTTGCCTTTGTTCTGGGCTTGTTTATCTTCTTTGTATATAAGAAGACGTTCAGCGGAGTAATGTATTCTTCGGGATTTGGGGTGTCCCTAATCGGCATGTCTCTCATCACGACTTTGATCATTTTGGCCATTAGTTCCAATGTGGTACTTTCCTTAGGTATGGTCGGTGCTCTGTCAATTGTCAGATTCCGGGCTGCAGTTAAAGATCCCATGGACATTGTATATTTATTCTGGTCCATTGCGGTGGGCATCGTTCTGGGAGCGGGAATGATTCCGCTGGCATTTTTCGGTTCGCTTTTCATAGGAATCATCCTAATGATCTTTGCTAATAGAAAGCCAAGCGACAATGCGTATATTCTTGTTGCTCACTGTGCTGATGATGCGGCGGAGAAGGCTGTGACTGACACGGTTAAAAGCAGTGTCCGCAAGCATTTGGTCAAATCCAAATCTGTATCCGCAAGAGGGATTGAGCTTACCCTGGAAATACGATTAAAAGAAATGTCTACCGAGTTCATCAACAAAATATCGGCTGTTGAAGGCGTCAGCAATGCGGTGTTGGTCAGCTATAACGGAGAGTACCTCTCATAG
- a CDS encoding FtsX-like permease family protein — protein MVTNRKKTRVSKLDLMLLRMISRSKGQFAAVLTIIILGIAIYTSLNMTSVNMNHTVETYYRENRFADLTLQTAAVPAQELKALQRMAGVEKAMGRTSVDVPVITDNLDERVRLRLITDREEADDLSKSTLLEGKKLSGTGKEILIIEQFANARNLKIGDELKLQISGVQRTLEVCGIVANPEYIYLMENSQAVMPDEEHFGVGYVSEQFGQEAAGLPGSYNEILIRYEANVDEEGLIKKLEDQLDVYGVKQTIKQKDQFSNAIIGQELTQLDSMANSIPILFLLVAGLILMMMLSRLVKRDRIKIGVLKAIGYRDRQILFHYVKYALAAGVSGGLGGSLLGMLMAGGMTRMYLGYFHIPLLRIEFYYSYLVYAIILSSAFCAFSGLIGAKGVMKIAPADAMRAEAPKTGKRILLERYPFLWKRLSFSNKLITKNIFRNKKRTVFVLAGVTVTYAMMLFTTSMPGVIDQMMNEHFKEFQRMDYNINFAAPVPKAAVRDMEALIDAEIIEGKLEYPFELSNGNKKQAVSVIGISSDTMFFTFHDVKGREIELPERGMLISQNLSRLLGVGVGDLVRVKSYLPNRQDVYLPIKGIIKQTLGMNAYMDLETMGQQLLEKNVINGVYADSQDPDINKKLLPASNIASIMSIADIRAVYDKYMTMMVLSIGSMVVFSGVLGFCIVYNATVVSLGEREMELSSLRVLGFGKREVFFMILKENNMIAILGIIFGIPVGILMSEYSSAAFSTKLYSIDMSPNGEAMIMAAVYTAVFVILAQLATYRKIQRLDFLQALKNRES, from the coding sequence ATGGTAACGAACAGAAAAAAGACTCGGGTTTCGAAGCTGGATCTCATGCTGCTGCGTATGATCTCACGTTCCAAGGGGCAGTTTGCGGCGGTGTTGACTATAATCATTTTGGGTATCGCCATCTATACTTCTTTGAATATGACCTCCGTAAATATGAATCATACGGTTGAGACGTATTATAGGGAGAACCGCTTTGCCGATCTGACCTTGCAGACCGCCGCCGTGCCTGCTCAGGAGTTGAAGGCACTTCAGCGGATGGCTGGCGTCGAAAAGGCTATGGGGAGAACCTCCGTAGATGTTCCTGTCATTACAGATAATCTGGATGAACGAGTTCGCCTCCGACTGATAACGGACAGAGAGGAAGCAGATGATCTAAGCAAATCCACCCTGCTGGAAGGAAAAAAGCTGTCCGGTACAGGGAAAGAAATTTTAATCATCGAGCAGTTTGCAAATGCGCGTAACCTTAAAATTGGTGATGAATTAAAGCTGCAGATCTCTGGTGTACAGCGTACGCTTGAAGTGTGCGGCATTGTGGCCAATCCGGAGTACATTTATCTGATGGAAAACAGTCAGGCGGTGATGCCTGATGAAGAACATTTTGGAGTTGGCTATGTCTCTGAGCAGTTTGGGCAGGAGGCAGCCGGGCTTCCGGGCAGCTACAATGAGATTTTAATTCGGTATGAAGCAAATGTGGATGAAGAAGGGCTCATTAAAAAGCTGGAAGACCAACTGGATGTTTACGGAGTCAAGCAGACCATCAAGCAGAAGGACCAGTTCAGCAATGCCATCATCGGCCAGGAACTGACGCAGCTGGACTCCATGGCAAATTCAATACCGATCCTGTTTCTTCTTGTGGCTGGCTTGATTTTGATGATGATGCTGTCCCGGCTTGTAAAACGGGATCGAATAAAAATAGGTGTGCTCAAGGCCATCGGTTATCGAGACAGGCAAATCCTTTTTCACTATGTAAAGTATGCACTTGCAGCAGGTGTTTCCGGCGGACTCGGGGGATCGTTGCTTGGTATGCTGATGGCAGGGGGGATGACCCGGATGTATCTGGGATATTTCCACATCCCGCTGCTGCGCATCGAGTTTTACTACTCTTACCTAGTGTACGCCATCATCCTGTCTTCTGCCTTTTGTGCCTTCTCCGGGCTCATCGGAGCCAAAGGTGTGATGAAGATTGCTCCGGCAGATGCCATGCGGGCAGAAGCTCCGAAAACCGGAAAAAGAATCTTGCTGGAGAGGTATCCCTTCCTTTGGAAACGGCTGAGTTTTAGCAACAAATTAATTACAAAAAATATATTTCGAAATAAAAAAAGAACCGTTTTTGTGCTGGCAGGCGTCACCGTGACTTATGCGATGATGCTGTTTACGACAAGTATGCCGGGTGTCATTGATCAAATGATGAATGAACATTTTAAAGAGTTTCAGCGGATGGATTATAATATCAATTTTGCTGCTCCGGTTCCAAAGGCAGCAGTGAGGGATATGGAGGCTCTCATTGATGCGGAAATCATCGAGGGCAAGCTGGAATATCCTTTTGAACTGTCCAATGGAAATAAAAAACAGGCGGTAAGTGTGATTGGAATTTCTTCCGACACGATGTTCTTCACCTTTCATGACGTAAAAGGGCGAGAGATCGAGCTGCCGGAGCGCGGGATGCTGATTTCTCAAAATTTGTCGAGGCTTCTTGGAGTAGGTGTAGGAGATCTGGTAAGAGTAAAAAGCTATCTTCCAAACAGGCAGGATGTTTATCTTCCAATCAAGGGCATCATCAAGCAGACCCTTGGCATGAATGCGTATATGGATCTGGAAACCATGGGGCAGCAGCTTTTGGAGAAGAATGTGATCAACGGCGTTTATGCAGACTCACAGGATCCTGACATCAACAAAAAATTATTGCCTGCATCCAATATTGCTTCCATTATGTCTATTGCCGACATTCGTGCGGTATATGACAAATACATGACCATGATGGTGCTCTCTATCGGTTCCATGGTAGTCTTTTCCGGTGTGTTGGGATTTTGTATTGTTTACAATGCTACCGTGGTCAGCCTGGGAGAACGGGAGATGGAACTTTCCTCACTACGGGTTTTGGGCTTTGGAAAGCGGGAAGTCTTTTTCATGATTCTGAAGGAGAATAATATGATAGCGATCTTAGGAATTATTTTTGGAATCCCCGTCGGCATATTAATGTCTGAATACAGTTCTGCTGCCTTCAGTACAAAGCTCTACAGCATCGATATGTCACCGAATGGAGAAGCTATGATCATGGCCGCTGTCTATACTGCAGTATTTGTAATTCTGGCTCAGCTTGCAACCTATCGAAAGATCCAGCGGCTGGACTTCTTACAGGCGTTAAAAAACAGAGAATCGTAA
- a CDS encoding ACT domain-containing protein, which translates to MELKIIDADFSVCQIKDIQAVDFSKEYVFVGKTDEELSLVCSTDSVPQECIAAEEGWKAFRVQGILDFSLVGILSKLSSILADSGISIFAVSTFNTDYILVKKERLEEAARILERNGFEVIL; encoded by the coding sequence ATGGAGTTAAAAATCATCGATGCGGACTTTTCTGTCTGCCAAATCAAAGATATTCAGGCTGTGGATTTCTCGAAAGAGTATGTTTTTGTAGGAAAAACGGACGAGGAATTGTCTCTCGTCTGTAGCACCGATTCGGTTCCTCAGGAATGCATCGCTGCTGAGGAAGGATGGAAGGCATTTCGGGTACAGGGTATACTGGACTTTTCACTCGTCGGCATTTTATCCAAATTGTCATCAATTCTGGCAGACAGCGGAATCAGTATCTTTGCTGTTTCAACCTTCAATACCGATTACATTTTGGTAAAAAAAGAGCGGTTGGAAGAGGCAGCAAGGATCCTTGAGAGAAACGGCTTTGAAGTAATTTTGTAG
- a CDS encoding YcxB family protein, producing the protein MKEITIKISMTAQDFKSLTFFNTYQKKRGFLLFQILAAICSGGAILGKMTGAAEVADWYYYVCIAFLGLIVFQYFVFEASVKKFLRSDHLVVGSERTITISDSGLQEEGGKENSSGSYQWELFYCAYETKKYVYLYLNTMQAIILPKRYFRSEEMDFLRELIQEKMVKRYYKR; encoded by the coding sequence ATGAAAGAGATTACAATCAAGATCAGCATGACAGCTCAGGATTTTAAATCACTGACCTTTTTTAATACGTATCAAAAAAAGCGGGGATTTCTGCTATTTCAAATTTTGGCAGCAATATGCTCCGGAGGAGCAATACTTGGGAAAATGACTGGGGCTGCTGAGGTAGCAGACTGGTATTACTATGTATGCATTGCTTTTTTGGGTTTGATCGTTTTTCAGTATTTTGTCTTTGAAGCCAGCGTGAAAAAATTCCTTCGCTCTGATCATCTGGTGGTTGGAAGTGAGAGAACCATAACCATTTCCGATTCGGGTCTTCAGGAAGAAGGCGGGAAGGAAAACAGTTCTGGTTCCTATCAATGGGAGCTTTTTTACTGTGCCTATGAGACGAAAAAATACGTTTACCTATATCTCAATACCATGCAGGCAATTATTCTGCCTAAGCGGTATTTTCGCTCGGAGGAGATGGATTTTCTTCGTGAACTGATTCAAGAAAAAATGGTAAAACGATATTACAAACGTTAG
- a CDS encoding RidA family protein: protein MRKIVSTKAAPAAIGPYSQGNIFGNLLFTSGQVPLDPETGTVVGTTIEDQTEQVLKNVKAILEEAGSSLDKVLKTTVFIKDMNDFAAMNSIYAKYFTEGSYPSRSAVEVARLPKDVLVEIETIAYV from the coding sequence ATGAGAAAAATTGTTTCAACAAAAGCCGCACCGGCAGCCATTGGGCCCTATTCGCAGGGCAATATTTTTGGAAATCTGCTCTTTACTTCCGGTCAGGTTCCGCTGGATCCGGAAACGGGTACCGTCGTAGGAACCACCATTGAAGATCAGACGGAACAGGTCCTGAAAAATGTGAAAGCTATCCTTGAAGAGGCGGGAAGCTCTCTTGACAAGGTGCTGAAAACCACCGTTTTTATTAAAGACATGAATGACTTTGCAGCCATGAACTCAATCTACGCCAAATATTTTACCGAAGGGTCCTATCCTTCCCGCTCTGCGGTGGAGGTTGCACGTCTGCCCAAGGATGTTCTGGTTGAGATCGAGACCATCGCGTACGTGTAA